The following are encoded in a window of Verrucomicrobiales bacterium genomic DNA:
- a CDS encoding NADH-quinone oxidoreductase subunit M — MLTALILIPLIAAVLVLLTPRTPGSSLPRLIAVAATAVTLLIGLMLFLRFDPNGGMQFQHIVDWVPSMGLRFNVGVDGLNIGLLLMGTLVAFAATAVSWDIKTLEKEYYALLLVMIGGILGAFASQDLFWFYFFHELALVPTFIMIGVWGRGGQRNYATFQITMYLTVGALIALAGLILLYAKMPAEVRTFDIAAMTAHFQKNALPAADQSLIFALLLFGFGILVSLWPFHSWAPLGYGSAPTGNAMLHAGVLKKFGLYGLLKVAMPMLPLGAQKWLPVLTFLCLGNLLYCGWVAMKQRDLNMLIGNSSVAHMGFCFLGLASLTLVGVTGAVVVMVAHGLLAALSYGLSGYLYAQTGTLDMDKFGGLLRRLPFIGTAFVIALFAGCGVPGFANFAGELMVLFGAWKSPVAGQWIVVAAAWGALIIGGVYMLRAIRSMLHGPLPERWATLPDATAAQRWPLALLIAALLVFGVKPGLLIDQIKPAAEKILQHATSGMPTSAPASGGVAQIP, encoded by the coding sequence ATGCTCACTGCCCTCATCCTGATTCCTTTGATCGCCGCGGTGCTGGTGCTGCTGACGCCGCGTACCCCCGGATCCTCCCTGCCGCGACTCATCGCCGTGGCTGCCACGGCCGTGACGTTGCTCATCGGCCTGATGCTCTTTCTACGGTTCGATCCGAATGGCGGCATGCAGTTTCAGCACATTGTGGATTGGGTGCCGTCGATGGGCCTGCGTTTCAATGTGGGGGTGGATGGTCTGAACATCGGACTTCTTCTCATGGGTACTTTGGTGGCCTTTGCCGCCACAGCTGTCAGCTGGGACATCAAGACGCTGGAGAAAGAATATTACGCCCTGCTGTTGGTGATGATCGGCGGCATTCTCGGGGCCTTCGCCTCGCAGGATCTGTTCTGGTTTTACTTTTTTCATGAGCTGGCCTTGGTCCCGACGTTTATCATGATTGGCGTTTGGGGCCGTGGTGGGCAGCGCAACTACGCAACCTTTCAGATCACGATGTATCTGACCGTGGGCGCCTTGATCGCCTTGGCCGGTTTGATTTTGCTCTACGCGAAGATGCCGGCGGAAGTTCGCACCTTTGATATCGCGGCCATGACCGCCCACTTTCAGAAGAACGCCCTCCCAGCGGCCGATCAAAGCCTCATTTTCGCGCTGCTCCTCTTCGGGTTCGGCATTCTGGTGTCGCTCTGGCCGTTTCACAGCTGGGCGCCGCTGGGCTACGGGTCGGCCCCGACCGGCAATGCCATGCTCCACGCGGGCGTGCTCAAGAAGTTCGGCCTCTACGGTTTGCTGAAGGTTGCGATGCCCATGCTGCCCTTAGGGGCGCAGAAATGGCTGCCGGTGTTGACCTTCCTCTGCCTGGGCAATTTGCTCTATTGCGGCTGGGTCGCCATGAAGCAGCGGGATCTGAATATGTTGATCGGGAATTCCAGCGTGGCGCACATGGGCTTCTGTTTTCTCGGATTGGCGAGTCTGACCTTGGTGGGTGTGACCGGCGCGGTGGTGGTCATGGTCGCTCACGGGTTGCTGGCGGCTCTGTCCTACGGACTGAGCGGCTATCTCTACGCCCAGACCGGCACGTTGGACATGGATAAGTTCGGGGGCCTGCTGCGTCGGTTGCCGTTTATCGGAACTGCGTTTGTGATCGCCCTCTTTGCCGGTTGCGGCGTGCCTGGATTCGCTAACTTCGCGGGCGAGTTGATGGTGTTGTTCGGGGCTTGGAAGAGCCCGGTGGCCGGACAGTGGATTGTCGTGGCTGCGGCTTGGGGTGCCTTGATCATCGGTGGCGTCTATATGCTGCGCGCCATCCGGAGCATGCTCCACGGACCTTTGCCCGAGCGCTGGGCTACGTTGCCGGACGCCACGGCTGCCCAGCGGTGGCCCTTGGCGCTGCTCATTGCCGCCCTGCTGGTGTTCGGGGTGAAGCCCGGTCTGCTGATCGATCAAATCAAACCAGCTGCGGAGAAGATTCTCCAACATGCCACCAGCGGCATGCCGACCTCCGCCCCCGCCTCCGGCGGAGTGGCCCAGATCCCTTGA